DNA from Burkholderiales bacterium:
TGGTCGGGACCAAACGGACTGTTAAGCAGAAAAGTCGCCTTGGGCGCCGCGAGACACAACACGTCGATGCGCTCGATGAAGTGAAACTGATGGCACGCGACGAACGTCGCCTTTCGGATCAGGTACGGCGCACGGATCGGACGCGGACCAAAGCGAAGGTGGGACACCGTCTGCGCGCCGGATTTATGCGAATCGTAAACAAAATAGCCTTGCGCATGGAGTCCGGCATCCTCAGCAATGATTTTTACACTGTTCTTGTTTGCGCCCACGGTGCCGTCCGCCCCCAGTCCATAGAACACAGCCTGCACCACGTCAGCCGGCTCGATGTCGAATGCAGGATCGACTGCCAAACTGGTATGCGCGACGTCGTCGATGATCCCTACGGTGAAACTATTCTTCGGCTCACGTTTGGCAAGTTCGTCGAAAACGGCCTTGACCATCGGCGGGTCGAAGTCCTTAGACGAGAGACCATAACGGCCACCAACGACTAACGGCATGTCGCGCCGTTTGCCCAAGGTTACCGCCCGAGCAAGCGAGCTTATAACGTCGAGATAAAGCGGCTCGCCGGCTGCGCCCGGCTCCTTGGTTTGTTCAATGACTGCAACCGCGCGGATGCTTTTTGGCAGAGCATCGACGAAAGCCTCAGCGGCAAACGGGCGGAACAATCGCACCTGCAGCACGCCGACCTTCTCGCCGCGCGCCGCAAGGACGGCGGCTGTCTCGCGCGCGGTTTGCGCACCGGAACCCATAAGCACGATCACGCGCTCCGCGTCCGCAGGCCCGTGGTATTCGAATAATCGATACTGCCTTCCCGTCAGCTTGGCAAATCGGTCCATTACCGCCTGCGTTATTGTGGGGAGCCGAGCATAGAACGGATTCACCGTCTCACGCGCCTGAAAGAAGGTATCCGGATTTTGCGCGGTGCCACGCACCACCGGGTGTTCGGGCTGGAGCGCGCGAGCGCGGTGCGCGCGCACAAGTTTGTCGTCAATCATCGCGCGAATCTGCGCATCGCTCAGCAATTCCAGCGTGTTGACTTCATGCGAAGTGCGGAAACCATCAAAAAAATGCAGGAACGGCACCCGTGATTCGAGCGTCGCCGCCTGCGCGATCAGAGCGGCATCGTGCGCGTCTTGCACTGAACCGGAAGAGAGCATTGCAAAACCGGCCGCGCGCACTGCCATGACATCGGAATGATCGCCAAAGATCGACAATGCCTGCGTCGCGACCGAGCGCGCGGCGACATGGAATACCGTAGGGGTGAGCTCCCCCGCGATCTTGAACATATTGGGAAACATGAGCAGTAGGCCCTGTGATGCGGTGAACGTTGTCGTCAGCGCCCCGGACTGCAGCGCGCCGTGCACCGCGCCGGCGGCACCTCCCTCGCTTTGCATTTCCTGAACTACGGGTACATTGCCCCAGATGTTCTTTATTCCCGCCGCTGACCATTCATCGGCCAGCTCGGCCATTGTAGACGAGGGTGTTATCGGGTAAATCGCGCACACCTCGTTGACCCGGTATGCAACGTGCGCGACTGCAGTGTTGCCATCCAGGGTGGCGATTTGCTTATCCATTAACGCTATCCTTTGCTGTTTCCCTGCTAATTTGGGTGACCGGATCCGCTGAAACGCCGGGCTCGGAGACCATCTCGATCGCGTGGCACGGACATTGTTCGAAGCATACCGCGCAGCCCGTGCACTTGACGTAATCGTAGGCATAGCGTCGGCCGGGGCCCAGCTTTATGATCGCTTGTTCGGGGCAAGCAGCGTAGCAGTTGTCGCATTCGAAACAGTTGCCGCAGCTCAAACAACGCTGTGCCTCATAACGCGCTTCGGCTGAGGATAAGCCGGCGACGACTTCATCAAAGCCGCTGATACGTTCGGCCGCGGGTCGCACGCGTTGCGCAGACGGATCGACATCGCTGAATACCGGGAGGTGGAGCATGCCAAATGAAACGAGGAGGGGCTTTTTGGCCGGAATATAGCTTGCGCGGCGCAGCCAGGCATCGATGTTGCGCGCGGCGCGCTTACCGTGGCCGACTGCAACCGTGATCGTGCGTTCGCCCGGCACGACATCGCCGCCTGCAAAAATGCCGGCGTGTCCGGTCATCATATCGGGTCCAACTTCGACCGTGCCATCCGGCTTGAAAATGATGTCGCTGAACTGGCGCAAAAATGCGCTTTCCGATTGCTGACCGAGCGCCAAGACAACTGCATCGGCTTGCAAGGTTTCGAGTTCACCGGTCGGCTGCGGCCGGCCGTTGGCGTCGAGCGTCATGCGCTCTACGGTCAACGACGAGCCCGAAATCTCCTTGATGCTGGTGAGCCATTTGATCTTGACACCTTCCTGAATGGCTTCGTCGGCCTCGAACGCGTGTGCCGGCATATGGGCGCGATCGCGGTGGTATACGATGATCGCTTCGTCGGCGCCAAGCCGCCGCGCAGTACGCGCGGTGTCCATCGCCGTATTGCCGCCGCCGTAGACGATGACGCGCCTGCCGAGCCGCGGGGGTTCGCCCGCGCTGGTGCCGCGCAGCACGTTGATTGCATCGAATACGTGCCCCGCATCGCGCGCGGGTATCTCGATATGTTTGCTGATGTGAGCACCAATCGCAATGAACGCGGCGTCGAAACGGTCGGCCTCGAGTTCCGAACGCAGATCAGTAACCTTGTGATTGAGTACAATCGTGACCCCGGCTGCTTCGATCATTGCAATCTCTTTGAGCAGGTCAGCCCGCGGCAGGCGGTAAGCGGGAATGCCAAAATGCATCATGCCCCCCGCCACGGGCCCGGCCTCGTGAATCTCGACCGCATGCCCAAGCCTTGTTAAGTGATAAGCGGCCGATAGGCCGCTCGGGCCGGCGCCGACGATTAGAACGCGCTTGCCGCTCGCCGCCGCTTCCACTGGAAAGCGCCAGCCCTGTTCAACTGCCATGTCGCCCAGGAAACGCTCCACCGCGTGGATGCTGACTGCGGCATCCAGCTCCTTGCGATTGCACGCGGTCTCGCAGGGGTGATAACAGACGCGCCCATGAACTGCCGGGAGCGGATTATCGCGTACCAATGTTTCCCAAGCTTCGCGGTACTTGCCGGCCTGGGCGAGCGCCAGCCACGCCTGAATATTCTCGCCTGCCGGGCACGCGTGATTGCACGGAGGGAGCAAATCGACGTAGACCGGACGCCTGGTGCGAAAAGGACCCGCGCCTTTCTCACGGGTCAGATCGACGAGTGGAGTCATGTCCTTCATTGCCCGTCCTCCTTTAACCCAGCACCAGACCACAAACATCGCTCGCGGATGCGGTATGGACGGATCGCCACACCGTGCAACGAATCTTCAATCTGCTGTTTTTTGGCTAAAAAGTGCACTTTTCCGCCCACGGAAAAATTCTTCGCTCAGTATCCGCCGCGTCGCAGCTGCTGGCGTTGCTCCTTGCTTAGAACGCCGTCAATTTGTTTGCGCGCTGCTGTGGCGTTGCTGATCATCTGCTGCTGCAGCTCGCCGATCCGGTCGTCGGCACTGCTGGCTGTCGCATCGTCGGGAGCTTCGGCCCGGCGGGCAAATTCATCCTGGATCTTGCCCATGAGGTCCCATTGCTTGCGGCGCAGTTCGTCTTGGATTTTGGTAATTTTGTTTTGTTGATCATCGCTTAAATTAAGGCCGGGGCCGTAACCCCACATCATCCCCGGTCGCATGAAGTAGCTTGGCCCGTATCCGGGCATCATTCCAGGGTTCATGCCATAGCCGGGGCCGTAACCGCCCATCGCGCCGGCTCGGTAGCCCCCCATCATTCCCGGATTGCAATTCTGCGGCGGATCAGCAAGTAGCTGAGTTGAACCGATGGCAAGAGCCAAGCCAGCGACGGCAGTAGTAAGTTGCTTGCGAATTTTCATATCATGTATCCTTCGCGATCAATAATTCCGTAATCCTCAAAGAACACTTCGACAGCTTTTGCGCGCTTTGCTATCCCCTTTACGCGTACCGCCTGTCAAAGCCGACGGGGTAACTTTCGTCACCCCGCTACACTTTGCAGAAAACCATCACACAGATTATTTATAAGCTTTTTTGTTCCCCTTCGTTTTGATCTGAATCAACCGGCACAATAATTGAAACGGGCGACAGCGGGCTATGTTTCGGGCCATCGGTGGATAACGAAATCAATTGGATAGGGAATCAAATCCTGTTTTTGGCCGGTTCGAGTCAAATCGCAGCGCAACACTGTGCCAGCGAACAAAATCGGGCCTAGTTCCTTGCGTTCGATTTTTTGGATACGATGGTCCCTGAGGAAATTAAATTGGCCGGCCACAGACGCGCGCACATTGAAAAAAGGGAGAGTGAAAATGAGCGGACGATATCTCGAAGATTTTTCTGTAGGGCAGACTTTCCAGTCCGGGCGGCTACAGGTCGACATTGAGCGTATCAAGGCATTTGCTGCCGAATTCGATCCACAACCGTTTCATCTGGATGAAGAGGCCGCGCGCAGATCCATTTTCAGCGGCCTCGCGGCGAGCGGTTGGCATACCGCGGCAATCACCATGCGGCTCTTGGTCGAGAGCGAATTCAGACCGTGTGGCGGGATCATCGGCGCTGGCTTCGACGAGCTACGCTGGCCAAGGCCCGTGCGACCGGGGGACGAGTTGCGCGTCGAGAGCGAAATACTCGAGGTGCGAGCCTCGAAATCGCGTCCCAGCCAGGGGTTGATCAAGGTTCGCACGACAACCCTAAATCAGGACGGCGAGGCGGTACAGGTCTCTGTCGGCAATCTGCTCGTACCGTGCCGGCCCAAATAGAAACTGCTCTAGCAATTAAGCAAAGCAAGCGATGCGCGTCGCGACACATAGGTCTGAAGCAGCGGACGATCAGGCCCGGCTAGTTCGTGACTGGCGACCTGGTGGAGAAAGCAGACATGCGCTCCCGGCAAAATTTCATGTTCTCTTCGTGCCGCCTAAGTCAAGTCGCGCAATCGGCGATTTGGTGCATGTTATGGCAACCAGAGAGCTTATTTCGCGATAACCGGCCATTCAAAATCCGAGACTATTCCGCGGGCGGTACCAAAACTTCCGACCCATGCTAAAATTTGCAAGCGCGATAAACTCATGGGTCATCAAAGTCAGTTTGAGCTCCTCAAACAAAAACGCTTTCTGCCGTTTTTCCTGACACAATTCTTCGGGGCCTTCAACGACAACGTCTACAAGAATGCCCTGGTCATCCTGGTCGCCTT
Protein-coding regions in this window:
- a CDS encoding NAD(P)-binding protein; translated protein: MKDMTPLVDLTREKGAGPFRTRRPVYVDLLPPCNHACPAGENIQAWLALAQAGKYREAWETLVRDNPLPAVHGRVCYHPCETACNRKELDAAVSIHAVERFLGDMAVEQGWRFPVEAAASGKRVLIVGAGPSGLSAAYHLTRLGHAVEIHEAGPVAGGMMHFGIPAYRLPRADLLKEIAMIEAAGVTIVLNHKVTDLRSELEADRFDAAFIAIGAHISKHIEIPARDAGHVFDAINVLRGTSAGEPPRLGRRVIVYGGGNTAMDTARTARRLGADEAIIVYHRDRAHMPAHAFEADEAIQEGVKIKWLTSIKEISGSSLTVERMTLDANGRPQPTGELETLQADAVVLALGQQSESAFLRQFSDIIFKPDGTVEVGPDMMTGHAGIFAGGDVVPGERTITVAVGHGKRAARNIDAWLRRASYIPAKKPLLVSFGMLHLPVFSDVDPSAQRVRPAAERISGFDEVVAGLSSAEARYEAQRCLSCGNCFECDNCYAACPEQAIIKLGPGRRYAYDYVKCTGCAVCFEQCPCHAIEMVSEPGVSADPVTQISRETAKDSVNG
- a CDS encoding Spy/CpxP family protein refolding chaperone — its product is MKIRKQLTTAVAGLALAIGSTQLLADPPQNCNPGMMGGYRAGAMGGYGPGYGMNPGMMPGYGPSYFMRPGMMWGYGPGLNLSDDQQNKITKIQDELRRKQWDLMGKIQDEFARRAEAPDDATASSADDRIGELQQQMISNATAARKQIDGVLSKEQRQQLRRGGY
- a CDS encoding MaoC family dehydratase, whose amino-acid sequence is MRKLNWPATDARTLKKGRVKMSGRYLEDFSVGQTFQSGRLQVDIERIKAFAAEFDPQPFHLDEEAARRSIFSGLAASGWHTAAITMRLLVESEFRPCGGIIGAGFDELRWPRPVRPGDELRVESEILEVRASKSRPSQGLIKVRTTTLNQDGEAVQVSVGNLLVPCRPK